A stretch of the Chloroflexota bacterium genome encodes the following:
- a CDS encoding homocitrate synthase has protein sequence PVMVETGREIIAGQYSGISGFSHIMGKMEVRFSSREEASEILELVRYANVESQKPLVEDELLFIAKYPKIAKKLLTLTPLA, from the coding sequence CCCGGTAATGGTGGAGACGGGTCGAGAAATCATCGCCGGGCAGTACAGTGGAATCTCCGGATTCAGCCATATTATGGGTAAAATGGAAGTACGGTTCAGCAGCCGTGAAGAAGCCTCTGAGATTCTAGAGCTGGTCCGCTATGCCAACGTGGAATCCCAGAAACCCCTTGTTGAGGACGAGCTTCTTTTTATCGCTAAATATCCCAAGATAGCCAAAAAGCTGCTGACACTGACGCCGCTGGCGTAA